One Rhododendron vialii isolate Sample 1 chromosome 2a, ASM3025357v1 genomic region harbors:
- the LOC131317435 gene encoding uncharacterized protein LOC131317435 — MVGCEERYTPLKKTCWALVWVSKKLRHYMLAYPVRLISRMDPLKKSIKGRAVADFLADYPIEEKVFGIGVLLISPNGSHIPLAFNLNFEVTNNQAEYEACIVCMEAAIEIGIEKLEVVGDSNLVVSQANGDWKVIEEKLKPHHQDLEDLIPHFNKATFTHIPRLKNQFVDALATLASMVEIPIGVKLRPIVIE, encoded by the exons ATGGTCGGATGTGAGGAGCGTTATACCCCGCTAAAGAAGACGTGTTGGGCACTCGTCTGGGTTTCCAAGAAGTTAAGGCATTATATGCTAGCCTATCCAGTAAGGctaatttctcgaatggatcccctcaa GAAGTCCATAAAAGGAAGAGCTGTTGCTgacttcttagccgactacccAATCGAGGAG AAAGTGTTTGGAATTGGCGTGTTGCTAATATCACCCAACGGatctcacattccgctcgcatTCAATCTAAATTTCGaggtcaccaacaatcaagcagAATACGAGGCTTGCATTGTATGTATGGAAGCAGCAATCGAAATCGGCATAGAAAAATTGGAAGTAGTAGGGGATTCCAACCTGGTAGTGTCACAAGCCAACGGCGACTGGAAAGTCATAGAAGAAAAGCTAAAGCCGCATCATCAAGACCTTGAGGATCTCATCCCTCATTTCAACAAGGCAACTTTTACTCATATACCAAGGCTCAAGAATCAATTTGTGGACGCCTTAGCAACGCTTGCATCCATGGTTGAAATTCCCATTGGTGTGAAGTTGAGGCCAATTGTGATCGAATAA